In the genome of Devosia rhizoryzae, the window CTATCGCGAGGCCATTTCGCGGCACAAGGACAAGCTGATCATCTACGGCATCGTCGCGGCGGTTTTCGGCTATGCCGGCGCCGAGCTGCTGCTGGTCGTGTCCGACGATCAGTTCGCCAAGGTCGTCCCCTGGCTCATGACGTTCGCCGTGGCGCTCTTCATCTTCGGCAACCAGATCAATACCCTGGTCAAGTCGCGGGGGAGTTCGGGGCGCGGCATGCAGGCGCTCGGCGACGTGCTGTTGCTGGTGGCGTTAGCTGCGGTCTGCGTCTATGGCGGGTTCTTCAATGCCGGGCTCGGCATCCTGCTGCTGGCTTTCCTGGCGCTGGCCGGCATGACCGACATCCACGCCATGAATGGGCTCAAGCTCTATGTCTCGTCCGTTGTGGCGCTGGTGGCCGTCTTGCGATTTGCGTTCAATGGGACGATCGACTGGTACCATGGCTCGATCGCCCTGGTCGGCGTTACCATCGGCGGCTACACGGCGGCGCGGTTGGCGCAGCATATCCCGAGAAACTGGATCCGGGTTGGGGTGATTGTTTATGGGATCGCGATGACGGGGTATTTCTTTTGGCAGGCTTACGGGTGAGAACGGGTGCGTTGAGGGGCAGACACCCCCTTCCGAGCGCCGCTAGGCTCCTGCGTCGCCAAGCTCTGCTTGCCTTCCCCTCTGAGCGGGAAGGTGACATCGAGTATTTTGCAATTTTTCGCCACACGCATTGCGTTCACCTTCCCCCTTGAGGGGAAGGCAAGCGAAGCTTAGCCGCTAGGCTTAGCGTAGCTCGGAAGGGGGTGTGCGACGCGCCCACCTCCTCCTTGTTCTAAAGCGCCTTCCTGATCCACACCGCCGCGTCGTGAAACGCCGCGCCGCCGAAGGGAGGCGCGGGTTCGGCGCTGGTCAGCATATTGATGCCGCGGCCGCCGCGATGGGCCTTGTTGCGGTGAAGCCCTTCGGCGATCAGGACTCCCTGCGCCAGGCCATTATGGAGCCGTGCCGTCAGCTCGACCGAACCGCGGCGATTGCCGACGATGACGGCGTCGCCTTCGACAATGCCGAGACGCACCGCGTCCTCGATGCGGATGAAGACCGAAGGCTCCCCTTCCCGCTTGAGGCTGCCGGGGGTCTGGTTGAAGCTCGAGTTGAGGAAAGCGCGCGCCGGGCTCGTGGCGAGCTTGAACGGATGCTCGGCATCGGTCTTTTCGGTGACGTCCCAGTGATCGGCAAAGCGCGGCATGATCGCGGGGTTGCAGGACCAGCGATAGCCCTTCTTGTCGGCCACTGCCTGCCAATCCGGCTTGAAGCGGAAGCGGCCATCGGGCCAGGCAAAGCCATGGGCAAACCGGGCAACGCCGTCGGGCCGCTCCTTGTCGACATAGCCGGTCTGTTCGACCTCTTCGAGCGCCGGAAAGCCGGAGCGGGCGAAGGTATCGGCGACGACGTCGCGATCCGTCGCGGCAAAGGTTGCCTCGGTCTGCCCCAACCGTTGGGCGATGGCGTTGATGACCTCATGGTTCGACCATGCCTCGCCCGGCCGCTCGACGACGGCCGGACCATATAGCACGCGGGTGTGGCCGCCGCGGGTATAGTAGTCGTTGTGCTCGAGGAACATGGTGGCCGGGAGGACGATGTCGGCGAGTTCCGCCGTTTCGGTCATGAACTGCTCGTGGACGACTAGGAACAGGTCCTCGCGGAGAAGGCCGCGCCGCACCAGGGTCTGGTCGGGGGCGACGGTCGCTGGATTGGTGTTCTGGACGATCATGGCATAAACGGGCTTGCCGCCCTGCAGCGCCTTGCTGTCGCCGGTCAGCACGGGGCCGATCTCGGACATGTCGAGTGCGCGCGGTTGGCCCTTCTGCAGGCCGGTGCCTTCGAGCTGGGACTTGTCGAGGCCCCAGGTGCCGGAATTGGAATGGAAGGCGCCGCCACCACGGTGCTGCCAGGCGCCGGTCATGGCCGGAATGCAGAGCGCGGCATGGACGGCGGTGGCGCCATTGCGCTGGCGCGAGAAGCCATAGCCGAGACGGAAGAAGGTGCGTTTCGTCTTGCCGACGAGATGCGCGAAAGCCTCGATCTCGGCGACGCTGAGGCCGGTGATGTCGGCGGCCCATTGGGGGTCACGGGTTTGCAGATGTGATTCAAACTCGGGCGAGAAGTCCGTGAACTTGCTCATATATTCCCGGTCGGCCAATCCGTCTCGCAGCAGCACATGCATGACGGCAACAGCCAGCGCGCCATCCGTGCCGGGGCGGAGGACCAGACCCATATCAGCCTGTTCCATGGTGGCGTTGCGGTAGATGTCGATGACGACGATCTTGGCGCCGCGGCGCTTTCCGCGCATGGCATGGGTCATGACATTAACCTGAGTGTGCACCGCGTTGGTGCCCCAGATGACGACGCAATCGGCTTCGGCCATCTGCTCGGGGTTCACACCGCCAAGGAGGCCCGTGCCGGCGATATAGCCGGGCCAGGAAAGGCCGGTGCAGATGGTGTCGTATTGGTGCGAATAGCCGCGCACGGCGCGCAGGCGCTCGATGCCGTCGCGCTGCACGTGACCCATCGTACCGGCATAAAAATAGGGCCACACGGATTCGGCGCCGTGAGTCTGTTCGACCGCAAGGAATTTGCTGGCTATCTCGTCCAGCGCTTCATCCCAGGAAATGCGCTGCCATTGCCCCTCCCCCTTGGGGCCGGCGCGGCGCATCGGATGCAGCAGGCGATCGGGATGGTGGATGCGCTCGGCGTAGCGGGCGACCTTTTCGCAGATCACACCAGCCGTATAGGGATCATCCTTTGCGCCCCGCACGCGACCGACGGTGCCGTCGGCGAGCAGGTCGACATCGAGTGCGCAGACCGACGGGCAATCGTGCGGGCAAACGGAGCGGATGGTGCGGATCGGGGCTTGGGCGTTCATGTAAAGACGGTATGCGAGCCGCCGGAGCGGGACAATCGCATTGTTGGAATGGGAGGGATTTGTGGGCGTGATGGCATCGAGCCAAGACCACCCCCTCCCTAGCTTCGCTAAGCCTTGCGGCTAAGCTGCGCTACCCTCCCCTCTGAGGGGGAGGGTGAAAGCGGTGGGTGTCCCAATTCGATGCCACCTTCCCCCTCAGAGGGAAGGCAAGCAGAGCTTGGCGAGGAACGAGCCTAGCGACGCTCGGAAGGGGGTGATCTAGGCCGCGAAAGCCTTTGTCGCCGTTTCGGCATTGCGCATGGCGCGGGTGGCGGCGTGCTTGGCGAGCTGGCCGGCGCCGCCGTGGAACTGGGAGAAGGTGATGCGGCCCGTCGTGCCGAAGATGGTGACGCCGCGCCAGTTCGGACGCACCGAACGGACGTCGGACCAGTCGAGCGTCGTTTCGCGACCCAGCGCCGTGCGATGCTTGACCTGCCGGTTGTTCCAGCTCGTATTGGTGAATAGCCCGGCAAGGCCGATGCCGATGGCGCCGGCCGCGAGCAGCAGGACCGCGATATAGGTTGCGACCAGCTGCGTCGTGTCGGCGGCGCTGCCCATGACGATCACGGCGAACAGGAGCACGGCAGCCAGGGCCGCGGCGCCATAGCAGGCGAAGTATTCGACCATGGAGGGGCGCAGTTCGGCCCAGCCGCCATCAACGACCATGGCTTCCTCGGGCTGGATGATCCGCAGCGCCAGGAAGGCGGCGTAGCCGAAGGCGACCACGCCGGCTGCGCGCGAGAGCGGCAAATGGGCGGTGGCAGGGATATATTTGAGAACGATCAGCAAGGTGATCGTGAACAGTGGCAAAGCCACTTCCTGCCAACGCAAAGGCACGCTTGTCTCTCCTGGGTGCGAGGCCGATGTCCCGATCGGCAGCCGTAGGAGAAAGGTACGTGACGCCAGTGATTTGACCACTCACATTCTCGCCAGAATTGAATGGCGCGAAACGGGCCCACGGAACCGTGGCGAATATGTCACGAAAAAGCCCGGGGCGAACCCCGGGCCTCTATTCAGCGTGTGGCGCCGATCGGGGCACCGACCGCGGCGGCAGTGGCATGTTCCTCTGCCGCAATCTCAGCCTCCGGCTCCTTGCGCAAGGAGCTGGCAAGTGGCCGCTCCTCGAGCAGGAATGAGAGGCCAAAAGCGAGCACGGCAGCGCCAGCGGCGGTGAAAAACACCGGATGAAGCGCGCTGGCGAAAGCTTCGAGCACCAGTCCACGGACCGGATCAGGCAATTTGGCGACGGCCTGGGCACTGAAGGCGCCGGTGCCGCTGCCGGCCGGCATGATGTCACCCAGGCGAGAAGCGAGGCCGCTCGAGAAGATGGCACCGAAGACCGACACGCCGATCGAGCCACCAATCTGGCGGAACAGGGTGTTGCCGGCCGTGGCTGCGCCGACCATCTGGCGATCGACGGCATTCTGGGTAGCCGTGACGCTGACCGAGTTGACCGGACCGATGCCGGCTCCAACCAGGAACATGTAGATGGCAACCATCCAGGACGGCGTATCGAGCTGCATGGTGGCGAGCAGAACGAGGCCGATGATCAGGATGAACGTCGCGCCGATCGGCAGCATGCGATAGCGGCCGGTGCGGGTCATGGCGAATCCCGAAAGCATGGAGGCGCCGATCAGACCGACCATCATGGGCACGAGCTGAAGGGCAGAGTCCGTAGGCGAGATGCCCTTGGCGAGCTGCAGATACATGGGCAGGAAGGTGATCGAGCCGAACATGGCCATGCCGACCAGGAACCCGACCGCGCTGGTTACCGCAAAGGTGTTGTTGCGGAAGAGGACCAGCGGCAGCACCGGCTCTTCGGCGCGGGCCTCGACCCAGATAAAGGCGGCCAGTGCGGCGACGGCACCGACAACGAGGCCGATGATCTCGACGGAGAACCAGGGGAAGGTGTTGCCGCCCAGCGAGCTGGCGAGGACGAAGGCGGTGAGGCCGGTCGAGAGCAGGACGAAGCCGGTATAGTCGATGCTGTGCTTGACGCGTTCGGCACGCGGCTTGAGGGCGGCGGCGATAACGACAAGCGCAAGGATGCCGAGCGGCAGGTTGATTAAAAAGATCCACTGCCAGGAAATGTGCTCGACGATGAAGCCGCCAAGCAGCGGGCCAACGACCGTCGCGACGCCGAAGACGGCGCCGAAAAGGCCCTGCACCTTGCCGCGCTGGCGCGGTGGGATGATGTCTGCGACCACAGTCATGGCAACGACCATGAGGCCACCACCGCCAAGGCCCTGCACCGTGCGGGCGGCGATGAGGAAGGTCATGTCGGTCGCCATGGCGGAAAGGACGGCGCCGATCAGGAAGATGACGATCGCCACCTGCAGCACGATCTTGCGGCCAAAGAGGTCGCCGAGCTTGCCGTAGATCGGGGCGACGACGGTGGAGCTAAGAAGGTAGGCGATCACCACCCAGGTCAGGTGATCGAGGCCGCCGAGCTGGCCAACGATGGTGGGAAGGGCAGTCGAAACAATGGTTTGGCCCAAAGAGGCCAACAAAAGGGTGACGGCGACGGCGCCGATCACCAGCTTGGTCGATGGGTCTTGCAGCTCGGAAGCTGGCTCAACAGCAGCGGACATTTATGCGATCCTTGAAAAACAGGCGGGTCGGCGTCCGGCGTCGGCCCTTGCGGAATTCACTTAGGCGGCATACATGTGCCTCCAGCAGATACATGTCAATAGCATGCATTTGTCAGAAGCATGCAAATGGGCGAGGTCTCCTATGCCTCTCAAGGACACAAGCGAAGTCGGCGCCCTGTTGCGCCAGGCCGGTATCGATGCTCAGACCGCCGAAGCGGTGATGGACATCGACGGGCTGATGCAGAAATGGCGCCGCCGCGCCTTGCGGCGCGAGTTGGGGCATCGGGCGCTGGTCGACCTAAAGATCGGCATCGACCTCGCGCAGTTCGATGTCCTGGTGGCGATCGAAGGGCCCGAGCCCGAGTTCGGCGAGGTCGGGGGCGAGACCATGGTCGCGACCGTCGCCGAGCGGCTCAACATCGACCCGTCGCGCGCCAGCCGCCTCGTCAGCGAAATGGTGGAACAGGGGTTCGCCCGCCGTGGCGTCAGCCAGGCCGATGCGCGGCGCACGATCATCGAGCTCAGCGACCGCGGCTGGGCGGTGGTTCGAGCCGTGCGGGCTTATAAATTCCTGATCATGGGCGATTTTCTGGGCGAGTGGGACACGGCGGAGCTCGCTGCTTTTGTCCCCATGCTCAAGCGCTTCGGCAGCTGGATGGATGGGATCGACCCGGCTACCGAAAAATACGCGGCCGAGATCGAGCAACTCGCCGCGGGTTTGGCTCAGGCGCCAAAGGCTGAAGTTGCGTAATCGCTGCGACAGTTTTCCGCCGAGGCTTTACTTCTCTAGCCGCCTTCCGGCGAGCAGCAGCGATGATCACGGCCGAGGCGACTTAGAGTGGATCAGCCCAAGTAGACCTCATCCTGAGCCTGTCGAAGGACGAGGTCGTGGCACAGCCGGTGCAAGCGACCTCGTGGTTCGACAAGCTCACCATGAGGTCTCTTGATACAGCCTAGTCCTCGGCGCGCTTTTTCTTGTGGTCCTTGACCTTGGGCTTCTTGGGCGCGGCGGTGCCGTCGGCGGGTTTGGACCATTTTGGCTTGCCCTTGTCCTTGGCGACCGGAGGACGCGGGGCTTTTGCCGGGCGCTCCGCAAAATCTTCAGACTTCGGCTTGCCGTAGCGCTCCTTGCGATCGGCCTTGGTGTCGCGCGGCGCCATCGGATCATAAGCTTTGGGCGGGCCCGGCGGACGGGTCTTTGCCGGACGTTCCGAGCGTTCACCCGGGCCATCTACGGCATTGATGTAGATGCCCTTCTCGTCCGTGCCGTTTTTGCCAACGCTGCGCAAGAACCCATCGACCTTGTCGGCCGCCACTTCGAAGATCGTCTCGGTATCGAAGATGCGGATCGAGCCGATCGCAGATTTGCTGACGCCACCGGCCTTGCAGATCATCGGCAAAAGCCAGCGTGGCTCGGCGCGCTGCTTGCGGCCGACCGAGACCTTGAACCAGGTGCCGCCGGCAAAGGTCTCGCGGGTGCGGGGTGCCCGCGGGTCGTCGACGACGAGCGATGCCGTGATCTCCTCCGGCACCGGACGCGCCGCCAGCTGCTGACGGAAATAGGCCGCCGCGATCGCCTCGGGTGACCATTTGGCGAGAAGACTGCTTACGCTTTCGCGCTCGTCCTCGGTGATTTCATCGCTCAGCTGCGGATTGTTGAGGATCGTTTCGCGATAGCGCGCATCAATCGATTCCGCCGTCGGCGGCGCAATGTTTTCTGCTTCGATCTTTGCCGTGCGCAGGATCGACTGGGCGACACGCTTGCGATGGGTCGGCGCGATGATGACGCAGGTGCCCTTGCGCCCCGCCCTTCCGGTGCGGCCGGAGCGGTGCAGCAAGGTTTCGGCGTTCATCGGCAGATCGGCGTGGATGACGAGGTCGAGATTGGGCAAGTCGATGCCGCGGGCGGCAACGTCGGTGGCAACGCAGATGCGGGCGCGGCCATCGCGCATGGACTGGAGCGCGCTGGTGCGTTCGGCCTGGGTCAGTTCGCCCGAAAGGGTCACGACATCAAAGCCGCGATTGTGGAGGCGCGCCGAGAGGTGCTTCACCGCCTCACGGGTCGAGGCAAAGACGATGGTATTGGTGCTGTCGTACCAGAGCAGCGTGTTAATGACGGCGTTCTCGCGCTCGGCGGCGGGCACGGCCATGAGCTTATATTCGATATCGGCGTGCTGCTCGCCCGAACTGGTGGCCGAGATCCGCAACGCGTCACGCTGGAAGGTCTTAGCCAACTCTGCAATGGGCTTGGGGACGGTGGCCGAGAAAAGGAGCGTGCGCCGATCTTCGGGGGCCGCAGCGAGGATGAATTCGAGGTCTTCACGGAAGCCGAGGTCGAGCATTTCGTCGGCCTCATCAAGCACGACGGCGCGAAGGGCCGACATGTCGAGCGCGCCGCGGGTGATATGGTCGCGAAGGCGACCCGGCGTGCCGACGACGATATGGGCGCCCCGTTCCAGCGCCCGGCGCTCGGTGCGCTGGTCCATGCCGCCGACGCCCTGGGCGGTCTGCGCGCCCATCTTGGCATAAAGCCAGGTCAGCTCGCGCTGCACCTGCATGGCCAGTTCGCGCGTCGGTGCGATGACCAGCGCCAGCGGTGCACCGGGAGCGGGCAGCGTTTCATCGTCGCCCAGAAGCGTCGGCGCGATCGCCATGCCAAAGGCGACGGTCTTGCCCGAACCGGTCTGGGCGGAAACGAGGAGGTCCCGGCCAAGGGTATTGTCCTCGATCACAGCGGACTGAACCGGGGTCAGGCTGTCATAGCCTTTTTCGGCAAGGGCGCTGGCGATGGGGGCAAGAATGGTTTCAGGCAGGGACAAGAGCGTTCTTTCGTGAGGGAGCGTGCCTTTATAGCACAAGCAAAGCAAAAAGGCCGCCCCGGTCGGGCGGCCTTAAAAAGCAGGTCGTTGGCGGGCTTTTAGCCTACGAGTTCTTCATCGGTAAAGAAGAACTTGATTTCCTGGGCAGCGGTTTCCGGCGCGTCCGAACCGTGGACCGAGTTTTCACCGACGGAGAGAGCGAATTCCTTCCGGATCGTGCCTTCAGCAGCGTTGGCCGGGTTGGTTGCGCCCATGATTTCGCGGTTCTTGAGAATGGCGCCTTCGCCTTCGAGAACCTGAACTACGACCGGGGAAGCGATCATCTGCTCGACGAGTTCACCAAAGAAGGGGCGTTCCTTGTGGACCGCGTAGAAGCCCTCGGCCTGGGCGCGGGTCATGTGGATCTTCTTGAGGGCGACGGGCTTGAGACCGGCTTCCTCGAACTTGGTCAGGATCTTGCCGATGAGGTTGCGACGGACGGCATCGGGCTTGATGATGGAGAAAGTGCGTTCGATCGCCATGGCGAAAATCCTGCTAAAGGGAGTGGAAAGGTGGCGCCTTTTAGCGGGCGGTTGTGACTGGCGCAAGACGGGGCTTTTTAGCATCTAGCAAACACCGCATGTCACCCCGGCGAAGGCCGGGGCCCATCTCGAGATCTCTGGATGGGCCCCGGGTCAAGCCCGGGGTGACATCGCGTTCTTAGAGGTGTCAGCTCGAAATTAGTCGTTGTCGACATCCGTCGTGCCGGTGCCGACGACATTGCCGTCAGCGCCGGTGAGGGTCACGTCGACGCGGGTGACGGTCGCCGGGGCTTCGATGGTCTGCTCGACATCGATCTCGAGGGCCTGCTGCGTGCAGATTTCGGCGGTCGAGGTGATGGGGAAGTTCACGGCGAGAGTGCCGTCGGTTTCCTCGCCAAGAACGGCAGGGCCGACTTCTTCGCAGGCGCCGCCGGTATACTCGAAATCGATGGTGATCTGGTTGGCATTGATGCGTTCGGCATCGAGATCATCGAGCGTGGCGGCCTGCTGCGCAAAGGATGGCATGGTCAGGCCGGCAGCGAAGATGGCGGCAAGGGCAACGAGCTTGGTGGACATGTGATTTCCTCTTTCACGTGTTGTCGTCTTGAAACGTTCCGCCCACGGAGAAAGTGCCGGGCAAACTGGGCGACAGAGTGACGCGCGGTTGCCAGATCGTCGCTAACGCCCTACTTCGGGCGCAACACACTCTGCTCGCCCCGTCTTTTCAGCCGCCGTGCCGGACCATTTGCCATGCTCACCATCAATAACCTCGTCTATCGCATCCAAGGCCGCGAGCTCTTCGAAGATGCCTCGGTGGTGCTGCCCACAGGCTCCAAGACCGGGTTCGTAGGCAAGAACGGCACGGGCAAGACGACGCTGTTCCACCTGATCCAGGGCCATATCGGCGCCGATGCCGGCACGATCGAGCTCGACAAGAAAGCCCGCATCGGCGCCGTTGCTCAGGAAGCTCCGGCCGGGGACGAAACGGTGCTCGAAGTCGTGCTGGCGGCTGACAAGGAACGCACGGCGTTGATGGCGGAGTCGCTGACGGCGGAAGACCCCGACCGCATCAGCGAGATCTATACGCGCCTTGCCGATATCGACGCCTATTCGGCCGATGCGCGCGCGTCCTCGATTCTTAAGGGTCTTGGCTTCGAGCAGGACCGGCAGAACGCGCCGACGCGCGAACTCTCGGGCGGCTGGCGCATGCGCGTGGCGCTGGCAGGCGTCCTGTTCAGCCAGCCGGACCTGTTGCTGCTCGACGAGCCGACCAACTACCTCGATCTCGAAGGGACGCTGTGGCTCGAAAAGTATCTCGCCACCTATCCCTATACCGTCTTCATGATCAGCCACGATCGCGACCTTCTCAACAAGGCGGTCAACTCGATCATCCATCTCGAGCATCGCAAGCTCACCTTCTACAAGGGCAATTACGACACGTTCGAAAACACACGCCGCCAGCAGATGGAGCTCAACAACAAGAGCCGCGAAAAGTCGCTGGACCAGATCGCGCATCTGCAAAAGTTCGTCGATCGCTTCAAGGCCAAGGCCACCAAGGCCAAGCAGGCGCAATCGCGCATGAAGATGATCGAAAAGCTCAAGCCCCCGGCCGCGATGTTCGACGAGCATTCGGCCCCGTTCCGCTTCCAGCAACCCAAGGCCGAGGCCCCTACCCCGATGATCACCATGGACAAGGTGGCGGCCGGCTATGGCGACAAGACCATCCTTCGCAACATCACCATGCGCATCGATCCCGATGACCGCATCGCGCTGATCGGCGTCAACGGCAACGGCAAGTCGACCTTTGCCAAGCTTTTGGCGGGCGACATCGAGGCGCAGGGCGGCACGCTGCGCAAGGGCAAGAAGCTCGAGATTGCCCATTTCGCCCAGCACCAGATGGACAAGCTCAAGCCCGAATGGACGCCGCTCGAGCATATGGTCGACCTGATGCCGCTGGACAACGAAGCGCGCCGGCGCTCGCGGCTGGCGCAGATGGGGCTGACCACTTCGCGCATGGACACCAAGGCCAAAAACCTTTCCGGTGGCGAGCGGGCGCGCTTGCTCATGGGCATAATCACCTTCGGCGGGCCGGGCATGATGATCCTCGACGAGCCGACCAATCACCTCGACATCGATAGCCGCGATGCGCTGGTGCACGCCCTTAACGATTACGAGGGCGCCGTGCTGATCATCTCGCACGACCGCCACCTGATCGAAGCCACCTGCGACACGCTCTGGATCGCCGAAGGCGGCACTATCCACGAACTCGACGAAGATCTCGACAGCTACCAGCGCAACATCACCTCCTCCAAGGACAATAGGAGCGCAGGTCCCGGTGGCACTGGCGGCACGCGCAAGCTCACTAAGCAGGAAGCGGCAGCGCGCCGGGCCGAGTTGGCGCCCCTCAAGAAGTCGATCACCGACGCCGAGACGAAGATGAGCCGGCTCAAGATCGAGCTCGAAAAGGTCGAGGCGCAGCTGGCCGATCCCAAGGTCTATAACGGGCCATCCGACCGGGTGGTCGCCCTGGGCAAGGACAAGGTCCGCTTCGGGGCCGAGCTTGAAGGCATCGAGGAAAAGTGGCTCGAACTCAGTGCTGAGCTCGAAGAGGCGGAGCAGGCCTGATGACGACGGCGCAGGAGATCATCGCGACGTTGGGCATGGAGCGGCATCCGGAAGGCGGCTGGTATGTGCAGACGTTTGAGGATGTGGCTGGCCCTGACGGACGGGCGCGATCGACGGCGATCTATTATTTGCTGGAGACCGGAGACCGCTCGCATTGGCACCGGGTCGATGCTGTGGAGGTCTGGCATTGGCATGCCGGCGCGCCGCTGGAGCTTGGGATTGCCGGTGACGGCGGCGTGGTGCGGCATGTGCTGGGGGCAGACTTAGCCCGCGGCGAGCGGCCGCAGGCAGTGGTGCCGGAGGCTGCCTGGCAGTCGGCACGAAGCCTGGGCGATTGGACCCTGGTGGGCTGCACGGTGGCGCCAGGGTTTCGGTTTTCAGGCTTCGAGATGGCTCCGGCTGGGTGGGAGCCGGGGGCATAGGCTGTTATGTGGGGCTCCGGGAGTGGAGGGGCGGTCTTCACCACTGCCTTGTGATCTCGTTGACACTCCCCGACCCTTGCCGTCTTCTGGACCTCTCTTGCCGGGAGCGACCCTATGCGCCGTTTAATCCTGTTGCTGCTTGCCCTGCTGCTGGTGTCGCCGGCTGCGGCATTCGACTGGAAGGATTATGACAAGGGGCAGCGGCTCGATATCCGGCGCTTCGCCGTCAATAATGGGCTCTTCACGCTCTACCACGAAGTGGGACATCTCCTGATCGACAAGCTCGAGCTTCCGGTTCTGGGGCGCGAGGAGGATGCGGCGGACAATATCGCCACCTGGATGCTGCTGCAGAAAGGTACGCCCGAGGCCAATCAGGCCCTCGAAGATGCCGTGCAAGGGTGGGCGCTGACGGCGGAATATTTTGACGATCGCTGGACCAATGAGGACTTTGCCTCCGGGTACAGCCCCGACCGGCAGCGGGCCATGCAGATCGTTTGCCTCCTGGTCGGTGCTGATGGCGCAGCGTTCCGCCCGGTCGCGGATGACTATGCGCTGAACAGCGACCGTCAGCACATGTGCCATTTCGAATATGAGCTGATCGACCGCAGCATGCGCCAGCTCCTCGCCAAGGCTGCGTCAGGAACTGAAGTGACCGTTGTTTATCACGACAGCGGGCGGCACCTGAAGCTGGCCGAGCAGATGCTGCGCAACAGCGGCATTATCGAAACGGTGGCCGAGGAAGTGCGGCGCGGCTATCGCCTGGGTGGCGAGGTTACGATGACCGTGGCGCAGTGCGGCGAGCCCAATGCGTTTTACGACACCGCGTCTGCCGAGATCATCTTCTGCTACGAGCTGATGCAGGATTTCGTTGATCTTTACGCCGATGAACTGCCGCGGCAGCCGACCGGCAAGAAGCCGAAAAGCCGTTAGCTGAAGCCCACATAACGGCCCGGGCGGTGGTTGAGCGCGATGATCATGTTGAGCACGAGCGCGCCCAGCACCGAGTATAGGACGCGATCGAGCGGCAGAATGAAGAATGCGGCAAGCAGGATCATGGCGTCGACGCCGAGCTGGAAATAGCCGGCGCGAATGCCAAAGTTTTCCTGCAGGTAGAGCGCCAGGATATTGATGCCGCCAACGCTCGCCTTGTGGCGGAACAGCGAGAGAATGCCCAGACCAATGAGGCCGCCGCCGACCAGGGCGGCAAAGAGCGGGTCTATCCGTTCAATGCCGATCCAGAGCGGGATCTGGCCGGAGAAGTAGGAAACGAGCGCCACGCAGGCGATGGTCTTGACAGCAAACTGCCAACCCATCCGCCAAAAAGCGAGGGCATAGAAGGGCAGGTTGATGGCAAAGAACAGCCAGCCGAAGGGAATGCCGGTCGCGTATTGAAGGAGAAGCGCCAGACCGGCGCTGCTGCCCGTGGTGAGCTGAACCTGACTGTAGAAAGCGATGCCCAGTGACACCAGCATGGTGCCGATCAGCATGGCAAAGATGTCTTCGTGAAGGTTGTGGCGGCTCGGCGTCGAAAGGTCGGGCGTCATGCTTTTTTGATCCAGCGGCCGGTTGGGTCCTGCTGCCAATAGGTCACGTCGTTGGCGGCGCGCAGATTGCGATATGCGAGGCGCGCGGCGGCCATGGCATCAGGATCGTGGGCGGAAAAGAGGACTACGATGCGCTGGTAGCCCTCGCCCGATTGCGGCAGGGCGCCATCAACGAAGAAGCGCACATTGGCGCCATTGGGGTTGTGGGTTTCGGTGGTCAGCAGCACCGGCTGGTCTGCATCGCTGTCCTCGCCGGCAAGGCCATGAGCCAGGAAGCTGTCGTCGCGATAGGACCAAAGATGCGCATCGAGCGCCTCGGCGCGTTCGCGCGAGCCGACTTCGACCACGGCGCGCCAGCCGCGCTCCAGCGTTTTCTCAAGCAAGAGCGGCACCACCGCTTCGAGCGG includes:
- a CDS encoding sulfite exporter TauE/SafE family protein, translated to MTEILLFVAGLLGGAVNSLAGGGSFIVFPALLFAGVPAVLANASNTYAALPGYASGAFGYREAISRHKDKLIIYGIVAAVFGYAGAELLLVVSDDQFAKVVPWLMTFAVALFIFGNQINTLVKSRGSSGRGMQALGDVLLLVALAAVCVYGGFFNAGLGILLLAFLALAGMTDIHAMNGLKLYVSSVVALVAVLRFAFNGTIDWYHGSIALVGVTIGGYTAARLAQHIPRNWIRVGVIVYGIAMTGYFFWQAYG
- a CDS encoding MDR family MFS transporter — protein: MSAAVEPASELQDPSTKLVIGAVAVTLLLASLGQTIVSTALPTIVGQLGGLDHLTWVVIAYLLSSTVVAPIYGKLGDLFGRKIVLQVAIVIFLIGAVLSAMATDMTFLIAARTVQGLGGGGLMVVAMTVVADIIPPRQRGKVQGLFGAVFGVATVVGPLLGGFIVEHISWQWIFLINLPLGILALVVIAAALKPRAERVKHSIDYTGFVLLSTGLTAFVLASSLGGNTFPWFSVEIIGLVVGAVAALAAFIWVEARAEEPVLPLVLFRNNTFAVTSAVGFLVGMAMFGSITFLPMYLQLAKGISPTDSALQLVPMMVGLIGASMLSGFAMTRTGRYRMLPIGATFILIIGLVLLATMQLDTPSWMVAIYMFLVGAGIGPVNSVSVTATQNAVDRQMVGAATAGNTLFRQIGGSIGVSVFGAIFSSGLASRLGDIMPAGSGTGAFSAQAVAKLPDPVRGLVLEAFASALHPVFFTAAGAAVLAFGLSFLLEERPLASSLRKEPEAEIAAEEHATAAAVGAPIGATR
- a CDS encoding MarR family winged helix-turn-helix transcriptional regulator; protein product: MPLKDTSEVGALLRQAGIDAQTAEAVMDIDGLMQKWRRRALRRELGHRALVDLKIGIDLAQFDVLVAIEGPEPEFGEVGGETMVATVAERLNIDPSRASRLVSEMVEQGFARRGVSQADARRTIIELSDRGWAVVRAVRAYKFLIMGDFLGEWDTAELAAFVPMLKRFGSWMDGIDPATEKYAAEIEQLAAGLAQAPKAEVA
- a CDS encoding molybdopterin-containing oxidoreductase family protein gives rise to the protein MNAQAPIRTIRSVCPHDCPSVCALDVDLLADGTVGRVRGAKDDPYTAGVICEKVARYAERIHHPDRLLHPMRRAGPKGEGQWQRISWDEALDEIASKFLAVEQTHGAESVWPYFYAGTMGHVQRDGIERLRAVRGYSHQYDTICTGLSWPGYIAGTGLLGGVNPEQMAEADCVVIWGTNAVHTQVNVMTHAMRGKRRGAKIVVIDIYRNATMEQADMGLVLRPGTDGALAVAVMHVLLRDGLADREYMSKFTDFSPEFESHLQTRDPQWAADITGLSVAEIEAFAHLVGKTKRTFFRLGYGFSRQRNGATAVHAALCIPAMTGAWQHRGGGAFHSNSGTWGLDKSQLEGTGLQKGQPRALDMSEIGPVLTGDSKALQGGKPVYAMIVQNTNPATVAPDQTLVRRGLLREDLFLVVHEQFMTETAELADIVLPATMFLEHNDYYTRGGHTRVLYGPAVVERPGEAWSNHEVINAIAQRLGQTEATFAATDRDVVADTFARSGFPALEEVEQTGYVDKERPDGVARFAHGFAWPDGRFRFKPDWQAVADKKGYRWSCNPAIMPRFADHWDVTEKTDAEHPFKLATSPARAFLNSSFNQTPGSLKREGEPSVFIRIEDAVRLGIVEGDAVIVGNRRGSVELTARLHNGLAQGVLIAEGLHRNKAHRGGRGINMLTSAEPAPPFGGAAFHDAAVWIRKAL